The following nucleotide sequence is from Fibrobacter sp. UWT2.
CCCGTTTCAAATCCGGGTGCTTCTGGCAAGGCAACTTGCCAGGTCGTGGAAAATACGGATACTTTCTTCAAAATGGTTGCTATACAGCCGGACTCGGTTACGATGTCTATTTCCATGGAATATAAGGACGGACTGGTGGTGACGACGGGTGAAATTGTTTTCGAAGATACTTTCGCTCAGACCGATGTTGATAAGTATTGCGCCGAGGCCAAGGCCGAAATTGCTGCAGCAGCAGAAGAAGAAGTGGAATTGGACGTGGTATGTGATGGCAGGAAAATCGTCGAAAGCTATTCGGAAGAATATCCGATGAACATTCTTCCCTATGCTGTCCCGGAAATGAAGGCTTCTTGCGATGAAATTCAACGGACGGGAGTCATTCCTGATGATGATGAAGAATCCTTGTTCTAAAATGCTTTAACAGATAAAAAGAAAAGCTCGGCATTGCCGAGCTTTTTTCAATATCGTTTGATAAGTTCGCTTACTTGGCGAACGGAGGCATGACCTGCCAGAGGACTGCCTTGTGAGCATGGAGACGATTTTCAGCTTCTTCGAAGCTCATGTTCACGTCAAGGTTGTCCATCACGGAGTCCGTGATTTCTTCGCCGCGGTGAGCCGGGAGGCAGTGGCTGACCTTGCAGTGAGCCGGAGCGAGCTTCAGGAGTTCGTCGTTGATCTGGAACGGCAAGAAGTGAGACTGCTTGGTGGCCTTTTCACCTTCCTGGCCCATGGAGACCCACACGTCGCTATAGAGAATGTCGGCGTCTTTGACGGCTTCCTTCGGATCGTGGAATACGCGGTACTGGCAACCGTGCTTCTTCAGGCCTTCCTGAGCTTCTTCGACCACCTTGGCGGGCTGTTCGAAACCCTTCGGGCAGGCGAGCGTGAAGTTCATACCCACCTTAGAGGCGAGAGCGAGGAAGGAATTGGCAACGTTGTTGCCGTCACCGATGAAGGCAACGGTTTTCGGCTTGCCATCGGCGTTCTTGAAACCGCCGAGGTTTTCGCAAATCATCTGGGCAAATGCGATTGCCTGGCACGGGTGATAGTCGTCGGTCAAAGCGTTCACGACCGGCACGCTACCGTATTCGGCAAGCTGTTCCACCAAGTCCTGCTTAAAGCAACGGACGACGATGGCGTTCACCCAGCGGCTGAGGCAACGGGCAACGTCCTTGACGCTTTCGCGCTTGCCAAGGCCAATGGAATCGGGGGCGAGCAACACGGCGTGACCGCCGAGCTGGTTCATACCCACCTGGAAAGTCGTGATAGTTCGCAGCGAGGGCTTTTCGAAGAACATGGCGATGTTCTGGCCGTGCAGACGGTCGGACACCTTGCCGGCGTGAACCTCAGCCTTCAGGCGAGAGGCGATTTCGATAGTTTCCAGGATTTTTTCTTCGCTCCAGTCCATGAGGCGGAGGAAGTGCTTGTTGCGATCAATCATTTTTTGATTCCTTTGGGCAAGCCCGTAAAACAAAAAAAATTAAAAAACGGAGCTTTTACACTCCGTCTTTAACAGGAAATCACAATAGAATGCTAACGGATATTAGCGAAGTTTCTTTTTGTGACGGTCACGACGACGGCGCTTCTTACGCTTGTGAGTCGCAATCTTCCTGCGCTTTCTTTTCTTTCCGCAAGGCATGTTGTTTCTCCGTTAAGGGTTAAACTTAAAAATGTGCCTCCAAATAGAGAAATTTTTAGGGGTTTTGTCAAGGCTTAATGGGGCAAAACGCATAAAAATATGCAAAAAAAGCCTGCAAAAAAGGCCCCCAGCTTGCGCCGGGGGTCTTTCGAGGTGTTTGGTCTTCTAGAGGAAGCTTAGTTTAAAGTGGGCGTTTCCCAGTCAATCCACTCGCTCTTGCTGAAGTTGATTGTCTGGGTATTCTTGCTGTAATCAATCTTACCCGTTTTGGCGTCCTTGCCGAGCAGGAACTTATTGATGAAGTCCTTGACTTCGTCGAACTGTCCGTTCGGGAGCGAACAGTGCGCGTGGCCGCCTTCCTGGCTATAGGTGTAATTTTCCGTCACGCCGAGAGCCTTGTAGGTTTCGAGAGAAGCCTGGCCGCAGTAGTTCGACGGAACTTCGCCCAGCCATTCCTGGCCCGCGTTGTCGATGATGAGGAGCGGACGCGGGGCGACCATGCTCACAAGCATGTGTTGGTCGAACGGAAGCGTATTTTCCTTGCCATCGTAGTTCTTGAACGACTTGATCATCCAGTTGCCTTCGGAACCCGCGCTATTCAGACCCTGCACAAACTGCTTGCCCTTCTGCTTGTTGACCTGGGCGCCTACACGCCAAAGCGATGCGCCGCCCGAACCGGATTCCTGCGGAATGGTGAGCGCGATGCGTTCGTCAAAAGCGCCGATGGCGAGGGCTGCCTTACCCAGGCGGGAACAACCGCTAACAGCCAGGTGCTTGACATCGATGCCTGCATCGGGGTCTTTTTCCAAAGCGTCGATCAGACGGCTTACGCCCCATGCCCAGGCGATAATGGTGCCCTGGCCGCCGTTGTAAAGCTGGAAGAACTTGCCGCCACCGCTTTCGGGAGCGACATTGTTCGTATTGAAGGTTATCATGGCGATGTCCAAGCCGTTGGTCGAGGCGCCGAGGCTTCCGCATGAGCCAAATCCCTGGTCCAGGCCGATGAGGGCCGGCTTCGGCTTGTCCTTGGTGCCGGCGCTGTTGATGGTGACGTCGAAGGAGGCGGACTTGCCCTTGTCGGTAACGGTGACGGTGTACTTGTTGCCGGACTTCTTGCCCTCGACCTTTTCGGGATTGCGCGGCTTTTCGCCGAACATTAGTTTTTCGTACATGGCGCCGATTTCTTCGCGACGGCACTTCCAATCGGCCTTGCTAGAAATACGCTTGCCGTCAAGACCCTTGAACGGGTCGGGAAGTTTCGCGTTATCCACGCTTGTAGGAATGTTGCCAATCTGACATTCGCTGCGGTGATCTTCCACGAAGTCGTTGCCGGGTGTTGGCGGAATGACATCTTCTTCGCTGGAGCTGGATTCGACGGGGTTCACGTCGCCGACAGAGCTGCTAGAAGAGCGGTGATGATGGTGTCCGCTGCTCGAAGATGCAGCAACGGGTTCTGAGGTCAAAGAACTTGAAGATGTGTAAGAATTATTTGGAATAGAGTCGTTTTGAACGTCAACGGGGTTGCCTGTTTGGTTGGAATCTTGCGGTGTTGTGCCCGGTTCCTGGGAGGTTGCTCCCGAAGAGTCTGACGGAACGTCAATCACGTTCGGCCCTTCGTTGATTTCAAAGTCAATTGTCTCGATAGGCGTCTGCTGATTGGCTAAATTTGCCGAATCTGCGTTAAATTCGCCATATTTGTCAATGAGACACTGCTCTGTGGTACATTCGGTAGCGGTCGTGTTCTCGTCGCCGCATGCCCAAAAACCGGTGGCGATAATTGCCACTGGCAACAAGTATTTATATTTCTTCATACATCCAATCCCAATTAGAGTGTAGTGAATTCTGCACTCGTAAATGTGTAAATAAAATATATTCTTTTTTTAAAAGTGGAAACTTTTGTTCCGATTTTTTACGTTAATTTTTGTCAACGAGGCGCGGCGCTTGCTTTTTAGCGCCTAATTTGTGCGAAAACGATAGCGACCATCATGATGGCGCAACCGCAGATTTCGCGGGCCGAAAGCTTTTCCCCTAGAATGGCCCAGCCCGCAAATACGGCGAATACCGATTCTAGACTCATCGTAAGCGAGGCGATGGTTGGTTTTACTTTGTCTTGAGCAACAATCTGTAACGTGTAGGCGATTTCGCTAGAACAGAACGCGGCAAAGCAGAGTCCCGCAACTGCTCTTGGATTGACAAGCGCGGCAGCAATCGTGCTAAAGTCCATAACAGGGAATTTCATGTCGAAAACAATCATGAGCGGTGCCGTCAAAACGCCGATAGTGAGGAACTGAATCGCCGAAACTCGAATCGGGTCGACTTTGTTCACGAACTTGTCGATGACCAAAATATGGATTGAAAAGGCGAGAGCGCACAGCAGCGAAACGCCATCCGAAAGTTCCAGCGAAAAACCGTCCTTGATGCAGAGCAGGTAAAGCCCGAAGGTCGTGATGACGACGCAAGCCCACGTCTTTGCCGAAATGCGATGACCGAGGATTAATCTTACAACGGGCACAAGTACGATGTAGCATGCAGTGAGAAATCCGGACTTTCCGGCGGAGGTGCCGAGATACATTCCCAGCTGTTGCAAGTTCATGGCCGTGCATAAGGCGAGCCCGCAAAAGAATCCGGCTTTCCAGTGTAGAAACCGCTCTTCGCGGTTGTGTGGCCTGCGCGGACTTTTGCCGAAAATATCAAGAATCTTGAAAATCAGGGCCAAAAAGGCGGCCGCGATAAAACAGCGTATGCACGAAAAGGTGAACGGCCCGAAGGCGTTGCCCTCAATTTGGGCTACAAAGCCCGACCCCCAGATGGCGGCGGTTAGAACGAGTAAAAGAGTGTAACCGAAGCTTGCCAAAAGAGACCTAAAGTCCCAATTCGCCGAAAATGAGCAGGTATTTGGAGATAGTCCTGCACCATTCGTAATGGAATCCGCTGTATGCGTTTACGACGCACTTGTCCCAGTCGGCCACTTCGGTCTTGTAGACGTTTACGGCGTCTTTTACACAACGCAGCATTTGGTGAGGAGCGTTGGCGTCGTCGGCCAAGAATGCGTTTGCTTCACCGGCGGTTTCCAGGGAATAGTGGGTGAGCATCGTAGATACGCCTACGGTGCGTCCGGTAATGGGAAGCGTGCCCGCAGCCATGGCTTTAAGGATGATGGAAGACGATGGTTCGCGGAGGTTCGCGGCAAAGAGAGCATCGGAGCCGGCGAGAGTGTCGCGCAGCTGTATGGTGCTGTCTTGCAGTTCGGAATCCAAATCCTGTACGTACATGACGTCAGGGTACTGCTTGGCAAAATCCTGGTAGTAGGTCCATTCGCCGCTTCTGGACGAAATGCCTACGATGATGAAAATGTCGAGACGTGCAATATCCGAAAGGATGGTGGCCAAGGTTTCGGAGGTGTTGCCCGCTTCTTCGTCCAGGTGGACGTAAAGGACCAACTTGCCGTCGAAGTCTACGCCCAGCTGAGATTGCAATTGGGCACGGGCCTTTGCCTTGGCTTCCTTGATGGGGAGGTTATCCTTGTTGAAGTCCCAGACCTGGTAGCTAACGCCGAATTGCACACCGATGAGTTTGTCGGCGTTTCTGTTCAAGAATCCGCTGATGCCGCCGGGCAGGTTGGTGTTCAGCATGGCGTCGCGGTAACCGGGAGACGGGAACAGCACCTTGGTGGCGTACAGAATTCCCACCTTGAGCAGGCTGACTTTACCCCAGAACTCGTAGCCGTCCATATTGTAATCCTTGCGGGGAAGACCGATCTTTTCGATTTCGCTGGAAGGAATATGGAAGTCGTAGGTGATGTTGTGGACGGTAAAGAAGAATGGGATCTTGCTTGCGAAGGCCTGGTAGGTGGTCTTTGCGAGGGCACCGGCGAGGGCTCCACCCCATTCGTGGCCAAGGATGGCGTTGCATTCAAATTTTGTCTCTTCGGCATAGGCTAGAGCGGCCGACGCAAGGAATGCGAACCGGATATGGTTGTCCGAATACGGAGCGCTCTGGGGAGGCCCATAAACATAGGGCCTGCCGAAGTATTCTTCATTGTAGATATAGGTGTGGAGGGGGTCCTTTTCGGAAACCCAGATTTCGTAGGGCTTGCCCTGCAGCTTTTCGACGCCGCTGTAAACGCAGCTGTAGCTGTCTACGTCAACCATGAGGTTCCTGAAGAACGGAGAACAGGTAAGAACCGTAGTTCCGGCGCTTGCAAAAGCGTCGGTCATGCGGTTA
It contains:
- a CDS encoding DMT family transporter, which produces MASFGYTLLLVLTAAIWGSGFVAQIEGNAFGPFTFSCIRCFIAAAFLALIFKILDIFGKSPRRPHNREERFLHWKAGFFCGLALCTAMNLQQLGMYLGTSAGKSGFLTACYIVLVPVVRLILGHRISAKTWACVVITTFGLYLLCIKDGFSLELSDGVSLLCALAFSIHILVIDKFVNKVDPIRVSAIQFLTIGVLTAPLMIVFDMKFPVMDFSTIAAALVNPRAVAGLCFAAFCSSEIAYTLQIVAQDKVKPTIASLTMSLESVFAVFAGWAILGEKLSAREICGCAIMMVAIVFAQIRR
- the argF gene encoding ornithine carbamoyltransferase; translated protein: MIDRNKHFLRLMDWSEEKILETIEIASRLKAEVHAGKVSDRLHGQNIAMFFEKPSLRTITTFQVGMNQLGGHAVLLAPDSIGLGKRESVKDVARCLSRWVNAIVVRCFKQDLVEQLAEYGSVPVVNALTDDYHPCQAIAFAQMICENLGGFKNADGKPKTVAFIGDGNNVANSFLALASKVGMNFTLACPKGFEQPAKVVEEAQEGLKKHGCQYRVFHDPKEAVKDADILYSDVWVSMGQEGEKATKQSHFLPFQINDELLKLAPAHCKVSHCLPAHRGEEITDSVMDNLDVNMSFEEAENRLHAHKAVLWQVMPPFAK
- a CDS encoding glycogen synthase, encoding MNILVVSPEAGNWRKTSPLATAVNRMTDAFASAGTTVLTCSPFFRNLMVDVDSYSCVYSGVEKLQGKPYEIWVSEKDPLHTYIYNEEYFGRPYVYGPPQSAPYSDNHIRFAFLASAALAYAEETKFECNAILGHEWGGALAGALAKTTYQAFASKIPFFFTVHNITYDFHIPSSEIEKIGLPRKDYNMDGYEFWGKVSLLKVGILYATKVLFPSPGYRDAMLNTNLPGGISGFLNRNADKLIGVQFGVSYQVWDFNKDNLPIKEAKAKARAQLQSQLGVDFDGKLVLYVHLDEEAGNTSETLATILSDIARLDIFIIVGISSRSGEWTYYQDFAKQYPDVMYVQDLDSELQDSTIQLRDTLAGSDALFAANLREPSSSIILKAMAAGTLPITGRTVGVSTMLTHYSLETAGEANAFLADDANAPHQMLRCVKDAVNVYKTEVADWDKCVVNAYSGFHYEWCRTISKYLLIFGELGL